A window of Clavibacter michiganensis contains these coding sequences:
- a CDS encoding ABC transporter permease, whose protein sequence is MTGSTAPATAPAPAARRSRGGPRSLYAGNARSVLSRGLLATRSTNWTVVLSGFFEPVFYLLAMGIGLGSLVGDVTTSTGQPVPYAAYIAPALLAVSAMNGAVYDSTWNVFFKMNHSKLYQGMLATSLGPLDVAFGEISLALLRGVVYSSGFLIVMQVLGLNLSWWAILALPSVVLIALAFASFGMAVTSYMKTFQQMDWINFVLLPMFLFSATFYPLSVYPAWVQTVIQALPLWHAVELVRGFTTGALSFAVVGHVLYFAVMTAIGLVFTTRRLRVLFLD, encoded by the coding sequence ATGACCGGATCCACCGCACCCGCCACCGCGCCCGCGCCCGCCGCGCGTCGCAGCCGCGGCGGCCCGCGCTCGCTCTACGCCGGCAACGCCCGCTCGGTGCTCTCCCGCGGCCTGCTCGCCACCCGCAGCACCAACTGGACCGTCGTCCTGTCCGGCTTCTTCGAGCCCGTCTTCTACCTGCTCGCCATGGGGATCGGCCTCGGCTCGCTCGTGGGCGACGTGACCACGAGCACCGGCCAGCCCGTACCGTACGCCGCCTACATCGCGCCCGCGCTCCTCGCGGTCTCCGCGATGAACGGCGCCGTGTACGACTCCACCTGGAACGTCTTCTTCAAGATGAACCACTCGAAGCTGTACCAGGGCATGCTCGCGACCTCGCTCGGGCCGCTCGACGTCGCCTTCGGCGAGATCTCGCTGGCGCTGCTCCGCGGCGTCGTCTACTCATCGGGCTTCCTCATCGTGATGCAGGTGCTCGGCCTCAACCTGTCGTGGTGGGCGATCCTCGCGCTGCCGTCCGTGGTGCTCATCGCGCTGGCGTTCGCGAGCTTCGGCATGGCCGTGACGAGCTACATGAAGACGTTCCAGCAGATGGACTGGATCAACTTCGTCCTGCTGCCGATGTTCCTGTTCTCCGCGACCTTCTACCCGCTGTCGGTGTACCCGGCGTGGGTCCAGACGGTGATCCAGGCGCTGCCGCTCTGGCACGCGGTGGAGCTCGTGCGCGGGTTCACGACGGGCGCGCTCTCGTTCGCGGTCGTCGGCCACGTGCTCTACTTCGCCGTGATGACGGCGATCGGCCTGGTCTTCACGACGCGGCGGCTGCGGGTCCTCTTCCTCGACTGA